In one Brevibacillus composti genomic region, the following are encoded:
- a CDS encoding DEAD/DEAH box helicase, which yields MNAVLEMFLTGERLSDGHFLIKAASPQGEAIPPGEAASVLFAWDDRSFYGTFIETTENGLLLGPMDALSFFTQPHWLSHLSYELSPELSQYQQVAQRIWQALCTGAYLPNLCEWKQGRVGWKLPDTEEPLPLEGERWLSDVLAELLSQPGGAQYAWQNLQRHYPALLVHGEEIAADMNEADWLQAIGLLPDDSPFRTCLQLVEPEDGESKWGIKLLLQDREQSERLTELPAAVWSAEADLSLPDDWEAYRHRLSRDVQRCREILVWLPEAIAQADHVIRAGSAILPITNELAWTFLTEGSLQLVKAGIHVWLPAWWEQVRRTKPRLRLHVSSRTGGQTPAFFGIGQLMDFQWKLAVGALELDEQEFLALLEQKQRLLKVRGEWVQLTPGLFAQLQETLRQTTGKHGLSLREVMKLHLLGATGGDADAETDTPSPLPLPVEVEVNRQLFQFLSQLQDTGRIPLIDPPAGFAGTLRSYQREGSSWLLFLRKYGLGACLADDMGLGKTIQFITYLLAVKEQGIASAPSLLICPTSVIGNWQKELERFAPTLSVYVHYSASRKKGQAFWQAAEQADVVITSYSLAFLDESELDAVGWDTICLDEAQHIKNAQTKQATAIRKLNGRHRIALTGTPIENRLRELWSIYDFLNPGYLGTLQDFSQRYVLPIERDHDQERIAEIQRLIQPFLLRRVKTDPQIQLDLPEKSEIKEYVPLTAEQGALYETLIQRMFDRLDESSPMQRRGLILTTLTRLKQLCDHPALIDRSVVAAGEEKRSPKVERLLELLQEIREKKERSLIFTQYIEMGRLLQRVLEREGYGPVFYLNGSTPKEQRDEMIARFQDPETPDEQRPSVFLLSLRAGGTGLNLTAANHVFHIDRWWNPAVENQATDRAYRIGQERNVQVYKFISLGTIEERIDEMMERKLHLSQQIVGNGDNWITELSTEELRELFLLRREWLELKG from the coding sequence ATGAATGCTGTTTTAGAGATGTTTCTGACAGGAGAACGCTTGAGCGACGGACATTTCTTGATCAAGGCTGCCAGTCCCCAGGGAGAGGCGATACCGCCCGGGGAGGCCGCTAGCGTATTGTTCGCCTGGGATGATCGTTCTTTTTACGGGACGTTTATTGAAACGACGGAGAACGGTCTTCTTCTCGGTCCCATGGACGCCCTCTCCTTTTTTACGCAGCCCCACTGGCTCTCTCATCTCTCCTATGAGCTGAGTCCGGAGCTCTCGCAATATCAGCAGGTGGCACAACGGATCTGGCAGGCTCTATGCACCGGAGCATATCTCCCCAATCTTTGCGAGTGGAAGCAGGGGCGCGTCGGCTGGAAGCTGCCCGACACGGAAGAGCCGCTCCCGCTGGAAGGCGAGCGCTGGCTCTCGGATGTGCTGGCGGAGCTATTGTCACAGCCGGGAGGCGCCCAATACGCCTGGCAAAACCTGCAGCGTCACTATCCTGCGCTCTTGGTTCACGGCGAAGAGATCGCAGCAGACATGAACGAGGCGGACTGGCTGCAAGCGATCGGCCTGCTGCCGGATGATTCGCCGTTTCGGACGTGTCTGCAGCTGGTGGAACCGGAGGATGGGGAGTCGAAGTGGGGGATCAAGCTGCTCCTGCAAGATCGGGAGCAGTCCGAGCGACTGACTGAATTGCCTGCAGCGGTCTGGAGCGCGGAAGCGGACCTTTCCCTCCCCGACGATTGGGAGGCGTACAGGCATCGCCTCAGCCGCGATGTGCAAAGATGCCGCGAGATCCTCGTCTGGCTGCCAGAGGCCATCGCCCAGGCAGATCACGTGATACGGGCCGGATCCGCTATCCTTCCGATTACAAACGAGCTGGCCTGGACCTTTTTGACGGAAGGCAGTCTGCAGCTGGTGAAAGCGGGCATCCATGTATGGCTGCCTGCATGGTGGGAACAGGTAAGACGGACCAAGCCCCGTCTGCGGCTTCACGTCTCCTCGCGAACGGGCGGGCAGACCCCCGCTTTTTTCGGCATCGGTCAATTGATGGATTTCCAGTGGAAGCTGGCCGTCGGTGCGCTGGAGCTGGATGAACAGGAATTCTTAGCGTTGCTGGAACAAAAACAGAGGCTGCTCAAGGTGCGCGGAGAATGGGTCCAGCTGACGCCCGGACTGTTCGCCCAATTGCAGGAAACCCTGCGGCAAACGACGGGCAAGCATGGCCTGTCGCTGCGGGAAGTCATGAAGCTGCATCTGCTCGGCGCAACGGGTGGTGACGCGGACGCCGAAACCGACACGCCTTCTCCCCTGCCGCTGCCTGTCGAGGTGGAGGTTAACCGTCAGCTTTTCCAGTTTCTATCGCAGCTGCAAGATACAGGACGGATTCCTTTGATCGATCCGCCCGCAGGCTTTGCGGGCACGCTCCGCAGCTATCAACGGGAAGGCAGCTCCTGGCTGCTGTTTTTGCGCAAATACGGGCTGGGAGCGTGTCTCGCCGATGACATGGGGCTGGGCAAGACGATCCAGTTTATCACCTATCTGCTCGCGGTCAAAGAGCAGGGCATCGCCTCTGCCCCTTCCCTGCTCATCTGTCCGACTTCGGTCATAGGGAACTGGCAAAAGGAGCTGGAGCGCTTTGCGCCTACGCTGTCTGTCTATGTCCACTATAGCGCCTCGCGCAAAAAGGGGCAGGCTTTTTGGCAGGCGGCCGAGCAAGCCGACGTGGTCATTACCTCTTACTCGCTCGCATTTTTGGATGAATCCGAGCTGGATGCCGTCGGCTGGGACACCATCTGCCTGGATGAAGCGCAGCATATCAAAAACGCGCAGACCAAGCAGGCGACCGCCATCCGCAAACTGAACGGCCGGCACCGGATCGCCTTGACCGGCACCCCGATCGAAAATCGCTTGAGAGAGCTCTGGTCCATCTACGATTTTCTCAACCCCGGCTATCTCGGGACCCTGCAGGATTTTTCCCAGCGCTATGTGCTCCCGATCGAGCGGGATCACGATCAGGAACGGATCGCAGAGATACAGCGGCTGATTCAGCCCTTCTTGCTGCGCCGGGTGAAGACGGATCCGCAGATTCAGCTCGATCTGCCGGAGAAGAGTGAGATCAAGGAATACGTGCCGCTGACGGCCGAGCAGGGCGCGCTGTACGAAACGCTGATCCAGCGCATGTTCGATCGGCTCGATGAGTCCTCTCCCATGCAGAGGCGCGGCCTGATTCTGACGACGCTGACCCGTTTGAAACAGCTCTGCGACCACCCGGCTTTGATCGATCGTTCAGTGGTTGCGGCAGGAGAAGAAAAACGTTCGCCCAAAGTGGAGCGATTACTGGAGCTGTTGCAGGAGATTCGCGAGAAAAAGGAGCGCAGTTTGATTTTTACCCAATACATCGAAATGGGCAGATTGCTGCAGCGCGTTCTGGAGAGGGAAGGATACGGCCCTGTCTTCTACCTGAACGGGTCGACACCCAAAGAGCAGCGGGACGAGATGATCGCCCGGTTCCAAGATCCGGAGACACCTGATGAGCAGCGCCCTTCTGTCTTTCTCCTCTCCTTGCGTGCGGGCGGCACCGGCCTGAATCTGACCGCAGCCAATCATGTCTTTCATATCGACCGCTGGTGGAACCCCGCCGTGGAGAACCAGGCGACAGACCGCGCCTACCGGATCGGGCAGGAGCGCAATGTTCAGGTCTATAAATTTATCTCGCTGGGGACAATCGAAGAGCGGATCGATGAGATGATGGAAAGAAAGCTCCATTTGAGCCAGCAGATTGTGGGCAATGGAGATAACTGGATTACGGAGCTGTCTACTGAGGAGTTGCGCGAACTGTTCCTGCTCCGCCGGGAATGGCTGGAGCTGAAAGGATAG
- a CDS encoding SWIM zinc finger family protein — translation MLQRELTREQVKQLGEQVLANMEAAIVERGYGYFSDGFVFNIRVEQNKLVSDVQGSQVYHVTIDLGSFASSSCTCPYARLCKHIAATFFQAYSVFENPRAFMNKLHEPRPLAFTSSILAPAYKSNPRARKNLAQPTVGGAALAPESSIGEWWQFLTKWTRNLPAAMEASRASTELFSSYENALGIASSWPDDLAQLFSVHATLFHLHLLQAFATDYRHSQWTGDLTQTAERLVEYLEGTLYDLDAERLWRDRRSHLQASYEKLKNWKHQDVTHLYGLLAYRLIWTELLTQPGWVDEELEALESCLRDPALPAAKREQYAWLRGHFSVLRREDDEALRVWLRSVRLPLSFYMPYLKEFARNQEWQRCLAWINRIGPLIGRSEASEYRLVSAIWREALISLNRMDEYGAGLKRFLPASYHDYAAHLYQQGEYRAWIDLQMTFQGLPLGAADQPKRERAIEEKEPHLLIPMLVRDINRLIEERNRTGYREAVKLLKKVRACFQKSNQQERWEQYIDRLAAKYSRLRAFQEELRRGNLHL, via the coding sequence ATGTTGCAAAGAGAACTGACGCGAGAACAAGTCAAACAACTGGGTGAACAGGTCCTCGCAAACATGGAGGCGGCGATTGTCGAGAGGGGATACGGCTATTTCTCCGATGGGTTCGTCTTCAATATTCGGGTGGAGCAAAACAAGCTGGTCAGCGATGTTCAGGGCTCCCAGGTATACCACGTCACGATTGATCTGGGCAGCTTTGCAAGCAGCAGCTGTACCTGTCCCTACGCTCGGCTGTGCAAGCACATCGCGGCTACGTTTTTTCAGGCGTATAGCGTATTTGAAAATCCACGCGCTTTCATGAACAAGCTGCATGAGCCGCGGCCCTTGGCTTTTACCTCATCTATTCTGGCCCCTGCCTATAAGAGCAACCCCCGTGCGCGGAAAAACCTGGCGCAGCCGACCGTTGGCGGCGCCGCTCTCGCCCCTGAGAGCAGTATCGGCGAGTGGTGGCAGTTCCTGACGAAATGGACGCGTAATCTGCCTGCAGCCATGGAAGCCTCCCGCGCGTCGACGGAGCTGTTTTCCAGCTATGAAAACGCACTTGGCATCGCCAGTTCATGGCCGGATGACCTGGCGCAGCTGTTTTCCGTCCATGCCACTCTGTTTCATCTCCATCTCCTGCAAGCATTCGCAACCGATTACCGCCATTCGCAATGGACGGGAGACTTGACGCAGACGGCTGAGAGACTGGTGGAATATCTCGAGGGCACCCTCTACGATCTGGATGCAGAGCGGCTGTGGCGCGATCGCCGCTCTCACCTCCAAGCCAGCTACGAGAAGCTGAAGAACTGGAAGCACCAGGACGTCACCCATCTCTACGGACTTCTCGCCTACCGGCTGATCTGGACCGAGCTGCTTACACAGCCCGGCTGGGTGGACGAGGAGCTGGAGGCATTGGAATCATGTCTACGCGATCCCGCGCTGCCCGCCGCCAAACGGGAGCAGTATGCATGGCTCCGGGGACATTTTTCCGTGCTGCGGAGGGAAGACGATGAAGCCTTGCGGGTTTGGCTGCGATCTGTGCGCTTGCCCCTTTCATTTTACATGCCGTATTTGAAAGAATTCGCCCGCAACCAGGAGTGGCAGCGTTGTCTGGCGTGGATCAATCGGATCGGACCGTTGATCGGCCGCTCGGAAGCGTCCGAATACCGACTGGTCTCGGCGATCTGGCGAGAGGCCCTCATATCGCTGAACCGGATGGATGAGTACGGTGCCGGTTTAAAACGGTTCCTGCCGGCCAGCTACCATGATTACGCCGCTCACCTCTACCAGCAGGGGGAGTATCGCGCGTGGATCGATCTGCAAATGACGTTTCAGGGTCTTCCGCTCGGCGCCGCCGACCAGCCAAAAAGGGAGCGTGCGATCGAAGAAAAGGAACCGCACTTGCTCATTCCCATGCTGGTGCGTGACATCAACCGGCTGATCGAGGAGCGCAACCGCACAGGCTACCGGGAAGCGGTAAAATTGCTGAAAAAGGTACGCGCCTGTTTTCAGAAATCGAACCAGCAGGAGCGCTGGGAGCAGTACATCGACCGCCTCGCTGCAAAGTACAGCCGTTTGCGTGCTTTTCAGGAGGAATTAAGGAGAGGAAACTTGCACCTATGA
- a CDS encoding S-layer homology domain-containing protein — protein MAASPLPLSDIAQNAHKSAILKLNYAGVLKGYTDGTFRPDREVTRAEFAKIAVMAMGFTEEQANMLKGKTAFKDLPADHWATGYINLAVSQGIIKGYPDGTFKPNNNVKVAEALTVYVQGLKISVPASTNGQWYHPYLLEANKAGLYDAKETPTVAAKRDVVAKYTDAFMETPVYASGAYYDKDGNADGTIQKLPVVKGAVASYDKAGSKLKLAGQKSEVVIADNAQVYGNLIVGAQVEYILKNGKIAFLNVVTADANIVQGIVKTGLNFTTAVGDEKKFRALVNGKEVILDVETGVSVTRSDIGKKFVAVMDEDGKIISITITDNAVSGLVKKTSTVSGTKAKKEIELDDQTYQLATDASIKVKAHPQAKAATGSFADIERGDLVELTLDVDGKVSAVTATKLSTTQSIEVDTNDNTIRFDGAEYDVLQDTKLYVDEERVDELDELSDDQVAVLTFDEDGNLIKVEQGVGVSAGKLVDGTTAYAAGTPAKLATIKVDGKTYDILANAKLTIDGSSVSATSIKADQLNDYRIISWKYNLGTNDIVELTAEKQTVKGYVTEKSGRTVTVNGKEYVLLSGVTIDANAATNDKEYTLVLNNDGKVKAVTGAAKTVSGIVESVEVRKENGSVASAEIVVDGKSYDVLEADAVDEVDQFEWVTLTLNRDGEVTKAVAQGKASVEGAAYIGIESRVNGDRYVFHTNVSTSLKLTKDAKIKYYDGSEMEESQLKSTDEIDLWTNAEGQVYLIVVNKR, from the coding sequence ATGGCCGCAAGTCCGCTGCCTTTGTCTGACATTGCCCAAAATGCCCACAAGAGCGCGATTCTGAAACTGAACTATGCCGGTGTCCTGAAGGGATACACAGACGGTACGTTTCGACCGGACCGGGAAGTCACCCGTGCGGAATTCGCCAAAATTGCAGTAATGGCAATGGGCTTTACCGAAGAGCAGGCCAATATGCTGAAAGGAAAAACGGCATTCAAAGACCTGCCTGCCGACCACTGGGCGACTGGATACATAAATCTTGCGGTGTCGCAAGGGATCATCAAAGGTTACCCGGATGGGACTTTCAAACCAAACAACAACGTGAAAGTAGCTGAAGCCTTGACGGTATACGTGCAGGGTTTGAAAATCAGCGTCCCCGCTTCGACAAACGGCCAATGGTATCATCCGTATCTGCTGGAGGCCAACAAAGCAGGTCTCTACGATGCCAAAGAAACCCCGACCGTCGCAGCGAAGCGTGATGTCGTCGCCAAATACACGGATGCCTTCATGGAAACCCCTGTATATGCAAGCGGCGCCTACTACGACAAGGACGGCAATGCGGACGGAACGATTCAAAAGCTGCCGGTCGTCAAAGGGGCTGTGGCTTCCTATGACAAAGCGGGCAGCAAACTGAAGTTGGCCGGTCAAAAAAGCGAAGTCGTCATCGCGGACAATGCGCAAGTATACGGCAATCTCATCGTCGGCGCACAAGTGGAGTACATCCTGAAGAACGGAAAGATCGCATTCCTGAATGTCGTAACGGCTGACGCCAATATCGTACAGGGAATCGTGAAAACCGGACTCAACTTCACGACGGCTGTCGGCGATGAGAAGAAGTTCAGAGCGCTGGTCAACGGCAAAGAAGTCATCCTCGACGTAGAAACCGGTGTGTCCGTCACACGCAGCGACATCGGAAAAAAATTCGTCGCAGTTATGGACGAAGACGGGAAAATCATATCTATTACGATTACGGACAACGCTGTCAGCGGTCTGGTCAAAAAAACCTCGACGGTGAGCGGCACCAAAGCGAAGAAAGAGATCGAGCTGGATGATCAGACTTATCAGCTCGCAACCGATGCGTCGATCAAAGTGAAAGCACATCCGCAGGCCAAAGCTGCGACGGGCTCCTTTGCCGACATCGAAAGAGGCGATCTCGTAGAGCTGACGCTGGACGTAGACGGCAAAGTGTCAGCCGTGACTGCCACCAAGCTGAGCACGACCCAATCCATCGAAGTCGACACCAATGACAACACGATCCGCTTTGATGGCGCAGAATACGATGTGCTTCAAGACACCAAGCTGTACGTAGATGAAGAGCGCGTGGACGAACTCGACGAGCTGAGCGATGATCAAGTAGCTGTCCTCACTTTTGACGAAGACGGAAATCTGATCAAAGTCGAGCAAGGAGTGGGCGTATCTGCCGGCAAACTGGTAGACGGTACAACCGCTTATGCAGCAGGCACCCCGGCGAAACTGGCGACGATCAAAGTCGACGGCAAAACCTACGACATCCTGGCAAACGCCAAGCTGACCATCGATGGCAGCTCTGTTTCCGCCACCTCGATCAAGGCGGATCAACTGAACGACTACCGGATCATCAGCTGGAAATACAATCTGGGTACCAATGACATCGTAGAGCTGACCGCAGAGAAGCAGACAGTCAAAGGCTACGTCACAGAAAAATCGGGAAGAACCGTCACGGTGAATGGCAAGGAGTACGTCCTCCTGTCGGGTGTGACGATCGACGCGAACGCTGCGACCAACGACAAAGAATATACGCTCGTCCTGAACAATGACGGCAAGGTAAAAGCGGTCACAGGAGCAGCGAAAACAGTGAGCGGCATCGTGGAATCCGTCGAAGTGCGGAAGGAAAACGGTTCGGTTGCCTCCGCGGAGATTGTCGTGGATGGCAAAAGCTATGACGTCCTGGAAGCGGATGCGGTAGACGAAGTGGATCAGTTCGAATGGGTGACCTTGACGCTGAACCGCGACGGCGAAGTGACCAAAGCAGTTGCCCAAGGAAAGGCGTCCGTGGAAGGCGCGGCTTACATCGGCATCGAATCCCGTGTGAACGGCGACCGTTACGTATTCCATACCAATGTGTCGACCAGCCTGAAGCTGACGAAAGATGCCAAGATCAAATACTACGATGGTTCCGAAATGGAAGAAAGCCAGCTGAAGTCGACGGATGAGATCGATCTGTGGACGAACGCCGAGGGCCAAGTGTACCTGATCGTCGTAAACAAGCGGTAA
- a CDS encoding aldo/keto reductase: MKYRRLGKTELKVSVIGIGTWQFGGEWGIDFSQEEVDRVLAKAKELGINLIDTAECYGDHLSERLIGGFLKKDRREDWVLATKFGHHFHDKFTRTNDYSPEDVVKQLDASLQALQTDYIDLYQFHSGPDEAFDNDELWTMLDKQVQAGKIRHLGLSIAKNDNVHQTGSAPRVNAKTIQVVYNRLDRTPEEQVFPLCQQHDLGVLARVPLASGYLRGKYKPGAQFAPNDVRHNHDQERVHSLLSQVEEIQRSEVPDGVDMAQWALAWCLRHPAVTAVIPGCKSPEQVAANAKAADLASADHPQNI; the protein is encoded by the coding sequence GTGAAGTATCGCAGATTGGGGAAGACCGAACTCAAGGTTTCCGTCATCGGGATTGGTACGTGGCAATTTGGCGGTGAATGGGGGATAGATTTCTCTCAGGAAGAAGTAGACCGCGTTCTGGCAAAAGCAAAAGAACTCGGGATCAATCTGATTGACACCGCTGAGTGCTATGGCGATCATTTGTCGGAGCGCTTGATCGGCGGTTTTTTGAAAAAGGACCGCCGCGAAGACTGGGTGCTGGCGACCAAATTCGGCCATCATTTTCACGACAAGTTTACCCGGACCAATGACTATTCCCCAGAGGATGTAGTGAAGCAGCTGGATGCTTCCTTGCAAGCGCTGCAGACGGACTATATCGATCTCTACCAGTTTCACTCGGGACCGGACGAAGCCTTTGATAACGATGAGCTGTGGACCATGCTGGACAAGCAGGTACAGGCGGGCAAAATCCGGCATCTGGGCCTCTCCATCGCGAAAAATGACAATGTCCACCAGACCGGCTCTGCGCCGAGGGTAAACGCAAAAACGATTCAGGTGGTCTACAACCGACTGGACCGGACACCCGAGGAGCAGGTATTTCCGCTCTGCCAGCAGCATGATCTCGGGGTTTTGGCCCGTGTTCCTTTGGCGAGCGGCTACTTGCGCGGGAAATACAAGCCGGGTGCGCAATTTGCTCCCAATGATGTTCGTCACAATCACGATCAAGAGCGGGTGCACTCCCTGCTTTCGCAGGTGGAGGAAATCCAGAGAAGCGAGGTCCCAGACGGTGTGGATATGGCTCAATGGGCATTGGCCTGGTGTCTGAGACATCCGGCGGTGACGGCCGTCATACCGGGTTGCAAGAGCCCGGAGCAGGTGGCGGCCAACGCCAAAGCGGCCGATCTCGCGAGTGCGGACCACCCGCAAAATATATAG
- a CDS encoding Lin0512 family protein, with protein MNKVMFIEIGMGIDLHGQDVTKAAVRAVQNAIHHNSMPGLRSVLPDNDINQMKVHVRLAVPCDRDRLDLDAVREELPYGEVSFEVIDGGMLTSSGVVLTDKDDKNDLAYVVIASVEVGY; from the coding sequence TTGAACAAAGTCATGTTTATCGAAATCGGCATGGGGATTGATCTCCACGGTCAAGACGTGACCAAGGCCGCCGTCCGCGCGGTGCAAAATGCCATCCATCATAATTCCATGCCGGGCTTGCGTTCGGTCTTGCCTGACAATGACATCAATCAAATGAAGGTGCATGTTCGTCTGGCTGTCCCTTGCGACCGGGACCGTCTGGATCTGGATGCGGTGAGAGAGGAATTGCCTTATGGCGAGGTTAGCTTTGAAGTGATTGACGGGGGCATGCTGACCAGCAGCGGTGTCGTGCTGACGGACAAAGACGATAAGAACGATCTTGCCTATGTCGTCATCGCGTCCGTGGAGGTTGGCTATTGA
- a CDS encoding CDGSH iron-sulfur domain-containing protein yields the protein MAGEKVTIKINDHGSIRVTGEVDLLDAEGNRFDVGNTFSLCRCGQSGTKPFCDGTHKKIEFDSAPRAT from the coding sequence ATGGCTGGAGAGAAAGTAACCATCAAAATCAACGACCATGGCTCCATTCGCGTCACCGGCGAGGTCGACCTGCTGGATGCGGAAGGAAATCGATTTGATGTCGGCAACACCTTTTCCCTTTGCCGCTGCGGCCAGTCGGGGACCAAGCCTTTCTGTGACGGGACCCATAAGAAAATCGAATTTGACAGTGCGCCTCGGGCTACGTAA
- a CDS encoding DUF485 domain-containing protein encodes MEDFQKIAASQEFKEFKRSKSKFLWPIVILFVCYYLALPLMAGYAKDLMGSFVFSNITFGYLFGISYYIVAWGLAFVYVLRARKFDQRASEILSKYSKYSKGA; translated from the coding sequence TTGGAAGATTTTCAAAAAATTGCGGCATCACAGGAGTTTAAGGAGTTCAAGCGTTCCAAAAGCAAATTTCTTTGGCCCATCGTCATCCTATTTGTCTGTTATTATTTAGCGCTTCCGCTGATGGCCGGTTACGCAAAAGATTTGATGGGTTCCTTTGTCTTTTCTAATATTACTTTTGGCTATCTTTTTGGTATTAGTTATTACATTGTGGCATGGGGACTTGCTTTTGTTTACGTCCTAAGGGCCCGCAAATTTGACCAAAGAGCCAGTGAAATTCTGAGTAAATATTCGAAGTACAGCAAGGGGGCTTGA